A part of Cystobacter ferrugineus genomic DNA contains:
- a CDS encoding DUF2381 family protein, with protein sequence MAGERVKLTVRFSDGAAPESASFWLVGHSVRGARRVEVFRHARPADELKREAAEARAEARQCQEDKARLLAERIEPGGLMGAAWLERTSAVQWRDIRAMVKQHSGNALRLRGAKSYSHPGSVAVRLKLLNPGAEPWTAAGAVLKDSAGAEVDLSPWQEAAIPAGDPGFVVVGAEREVGQLACPCTLKLWEAEGPRAVILGNVTFPPVEQGGERE encoded by the coding sequence TTGGCTGGGGAGCGAGTCAAGCTGACGGTGCGCTTTTCGGATGGCGCGGCCCCGGAGAGTGCAAGCTTTTGGCTGGTGGGGCACTCGGTGAGGGGGGCACGGCGCGTGGAGGTGTTCCGCCACGCGCGCCCGGCGGATGAACTCAAGAGGGAGGCAGCCGAAGCACGGGCCGAAGCGCGCCAGTGCCAAGAGGACAAGGCGCGGTTGCTGGCCGAGCGCATCGAGCCGGGCGGACTCATGGGTGCCGCATGGCTGGAGCGCACCAGCGCCGTTCAATGGAGAGACATTCGCGCCATGGTGAAACAGCACTCCGGCAATGCGCTAAGACTGCGAGGGGCCAAGAGCTACAGCCACCCGGGAAGCGTCGCGGTAAGGCTGAAGCTCCTAAACCCTGGGGCCGAGCCCTGGACAGCGGCGGGGGCGGTGTTGAAGGACTCGGCGGGCGCGGAGGTGGATCTTTCACCATGGCAGGAGGCCGCTATTCCCGCCGGGGACCCTGGCTTTGTCGTAGTGGGCGCCGAGAGGGAGGTGGGGCAACTCGCCTGCCCCTGCACCCTCAAGCTGTGGGAGGCAGAGGGGCCCCGCGCCGTCATCCTCGGGAACGTCACGTTCCCGCCTGTAGAGCAAGGAGGCGAGCGCGAGTGA
- a CDS encoding sensor histidine kinase, translating into MCAFEVPPPVPHPLEPAEELLQVVLGLTDSLVFEFDAEGRYLSAWAGSEALLAAPREAFLGRHISEVMDPATAARTLESIQRVLARGEPERFEYSLELEGGRRWFSADAMRVPQRPGVAFLVRDITRQKTLELSLLQADRLAALGTLAAGVAHEVSNPLGYISSNLNFIEEGLAEVRQALAGAPGLAPQALTLEECAEALTEARQGTTRIRNVVGDLKTFSRGEDTRPGEERADVRRALEMSLNMAMPELRHRARVVWRAEEVPPVRGSESRLGQVFLNLLLNAAQAISEGAPGENTVEAHLRAEDGKVVVEIRDTGHGIPPENLKRIFEPFFTTRPAGVGTGLGLAICHSIIIAMRGELTVESTVGKGTCFRVRLPTD; encoded by the coding sequence ATGTGCGCATTCGAAGTCCCGCCCCCCGTGCCCCACCCCCTGGAACCAGCCGAAGAGTTGCTGCAGGTGGTGCTCGGTCTCACCGACAGCCTCGTCTTCGAGTTCGACGCCGAGGGTCGCTACCTCTCGGCGTGGGCCGGGTCCGAAGCACTGCTGGCGGCGCCACGGGAGGCGTTCCTGGGACGCCACATCTCCGAGGTGATGGACCCCGCGACCGCGGCGCGGACCCTGGAGAGCATCCAACGCGTGCTGGCCCGGGGAGAGCCCGAGCGCTTCGAGTACTCGTTGGAGCTGGAGGGCGGGCGCCGCTGGTTCAGCGCCGATGCGATGCGGGTGCCCCAGCGTCCGGGCGTGGCCTTCCTGGTCCGGGACATCACCCGGCAGAAGACGCTCGAGCTGAGCCTGCTCCAGGCGGACCGGCTGGCGGCCCTGGGGACGTTGGCCGCGGGGGTGGCGCACGAGGTGAGCAACCCCCTGGGCTACATCTCCTCCAACCTGAACTTCATCGAGGAGGGACTGGCCGAGGTTCGCCAGGCGCTGGCGGGCGCGCCCGGACTCGCCCCGCAGGCGCTCACGCTGGAGGAGTGCGCGGAGGCGCTCACCGAGGCACGGCAGGGCACCACGCGCATCCGCAACGTGGTGGGCGACCTGAAGACGTTCTCGCGAGGAGAGGACACGCGCCCGGGTGAGGAGAGGGCGGATGTCCGGCGGGCGCTGGAGATGTCGCTCAACATGGCCATGCCGGAGCTCCGACACCGGGCCCGCGTGGTCTGGCGGGCGGAGGAGGTGCCCCCGGTGCGGGGCAGCGAGTCGCGTCTGGGGCAGGTGTTCCTCAATCTGCTGCTCAACGCCGCCCAGGCCATCTCCGAGGGCGCCCCGGGAGAGAACACCGTGGAGGCCCACCTGCGGGCCGAGGACGGCAAGGTCGTGGTGGAGATCCGGGACACCGGCCACGGCATCCCTCCCGAGAACCTGAAGCGCATCTTCGAGCCGTTCTTCACCACCCGGCCCGCGGGCGTGGGGACGGGCCTGGGGCTGGCCATCTGCCACAGCATCATCATCGCGATGCGGGGCGAGCTCACCGTGGAGAGCACCGTGGGCAAGGGCACCTGCTTCCGCGTGCGGCTGCCCACCGACTGA
- a CDS encoding helix-turn-helix transcriptional regulator, whose product MLDFRTYGPAVALHTHDFVQVVMPSRGVLEMEVDGRGGRVDAHHAAVIPAGAAHAFEATGRNRFIVLDLAVQAADIPDLGNLSDRVFFPLTPGLRALTAWLHTVHAPEAGARIDAALVGAWSSLALATLAAHPANTPTTHLVRPDARAERVWRAIDRRFAESLTLDELAAGVGLSGRRLASLFRAAYGTTVHARLAGVRLQHAVSLLERTTLPIGEVAARSGYYDQSALTRHLKAALGTTPAALRRGQRA is encoded by the coding sequence ATGCTCGACTTTCGGACCTACGGCCCCGCAGTCGCCCTCCACACCCACGACTTCGTCCAGGTCGTGATGCCCTCGCGTGGGGTGCTGGAGATGGAGGTGGACGGACGCGGCGGTCGTGTCGACGCACACCACGCAGCCGTCATCCCCGCAGGCGCGGCGCATGCATTCGAGGCCACCGGCCGGAACCGCTTCATCGTGCTCGACCTTGCCGTGCAGGCGGCCGACATACCTGACCTTGGCAATTTGAGTGATCGGGTGTTCTTCCCGCTCACGCCCGGCCTGCGCGCTCTGACGGCCTGGTTGCACACAGTGCATGCGCCGGAGGCCGGGGCGAGGATCGACGCTGCCCTGGTCGGCGCGTGGTCGTCGCTCGCGCTGGCGACGCTCGCGGCGCATCCAGCGAACACACCGACGACACACCTCGTTCGGCCCGACGCGCGCGCCGAGCGCGTGTGGCGGGCCATCGATCGGCGGTTCGCCGAGTCGCTCACCCTCGATGAGCTTGCCGCAGGGGTCGGCTTGAGCGGGCGGCGCCTCGCTTCGCTGTTCCGTGCCGCCTACGGCACTACCGTTCACGCGCGGCTCGCGGGAGTCCGCCTGCAGCACGCGGTCTCGCTACTGGAGCGCACCACCTTGCCGATCGGCGAGGTGGCGGCGCGCTCCGGTTACTACGACCAGAGTGCGCTCACGCGCCACCTCAAGGCTGCGCTGGGCACGACGCCGGCTGCCCTCCGGCGCGGCCAGCGAGCCTGA
- a CDS encoding TetR/AcrR family transcriptional regulator, which produces MSKEPTQSAGRADILAAALHEFADHGFTGATTAGIARRAGVTQPLVHHHFGSKQGLWSAVLTQFYQDLTAALEHTIQQVEAEGVDRRTRLARLLHALMAFFGRRPELSRLLRVESSVSGAMSEEIHTRWISKQVELFRRELAAAVEDGTLPPVDPRMAYPLIIGACIQPFSEPETVRLAFGLDMHHPANVEQYANFAVDVLLRGLGAPPEPPRPPRTRRR; this is translated from the coding sequence GTGAGCAAGGAACCCACGCAGAGCGCGGGGCGCGCCGACATCCTCGCGGCGGCGCTGCACGAATTCGCCGACCATGGCTTCACGGGCGCCACCACGGCGGGCATCGCCCGGAGGGCGGGCGTCACCCAACCCCTGGTCCACCACCACTTCGGCTCCAAGCAGGGGTTGTGGAGCGCGGTCCTGACCCAGTTCTACCAGGACCTCACCGCCGCCCTCGAGCACACCATCCAGCAGGTGGAGGCGGAGGGCGTGGACCGGCGGACACGGCTGGCGCGGCTGCTGCACGCCCTGATGGCCTTCTTCGGCCGACGCCCCGAGCTCAGCCGCCTGCTGCGCGTGGAGAGCAGCGTGAGCGGCGCGATGTCCGAGGAGATCCACACCCGGTGGATCTCCAAGCAGGTGGAGCTGTTCCGGCGCGAGCTGGCCGCCGCCGTGGAGGACGGCACGCTGCCGCCGGTGGATCCGCGGATGGCCTACCCGCTCATCATCGGGGCCTGCATCCAACCCTTCTCCGAGCCGGAGACGGTGCGGCTCGCCTTCGGCCTGGACATGCACCATCCGGCCAACGTGGAGCAATACGCGAACTTCGCCGTGGACGTGCTGCTGCGAGGCCTCGGCGCGCCCCCCGAGCCGCCCCGCCCCCCGCGGACACGGCGCCGCTGA
- a CDS encoding HNH endonuclease gives MADLGCIYCGRPTGSREHTFPAGLGGRRFNKGILCARCNGNFSAMDQDLVEQLNLLNGLIGVRSDHRDVPRPAVMVEARTNVKYAIQANGMITLAEPVVREVSREGTRTRTVVDFASRAEAQAYLARMKQEGKTPRQVQWEERVTYFTQPTASRLHFGGASTMREVARIALNFLAHYFPVAARQPGLDPLKAYITGGGPNTFVNFSLGDALTQPPMEYPFGHRVLVAVERESQQAWAWVSIFSCFNLYVRLGAVSVERTETVVTDINPLAEHPPHDVKEQRFAEALHRMMKAPTNEEVGTAAVQATTTFFQRVQDRRWEEDAQVLVPALNQLRGLPAAQRLAHIDVLLQEQRQRALNPMGEGVRQITEHWKSSPESVGSPVIQALIQALKASIQPGPAGHNGLAPQTEALLKLVCRRFSMELAQQLERAPVTSLELRLLLEGGLGIVLALEVIRDAFQSAIQAETMD, from the coding sequence ATGGCCGATCTCGGCTGTATCTACTGTGGTCGACCCACAGGCTCGCGAGAGCACACGTTTCCAGCGGGGCTCGGAGGGCGCCGCTTCAACAAAGGCATCCTGTGCGCGCGCTGCAACGGAAACTTCAGCGCGATGGATCAGGATCTCGTGGAGCAGCTGAATCTGCTCAATGGGCTGATCGGCGTCCGTTCCGACCACCGAGACGTCCCCCGACCCGCCGTGATGGTGGAGGCCCGCACGAACGTCAAGTACGCCATCCAAGCCAACGGAATGATCACCCTGGCCGAGCCGGTGGTCCGTGAGGTGAGCCGGGAGGGAACGCGCACACGGACGGTCGTGGACTTCGCGAGCCGCGCGGAGGCCCAGGCGTACCTGGCGCGAATGAAGCAGGAAGGCAAGACGCCCCGGCAGGTCCAGTGGGAGGAGCGGGTGACGTACTTCACCCAACCGACAGCGTCGCGGCTCCACTTCGGGGGAGCGAGCACGATGCGGGAGGTGGCGCGGATTGCGCTCAACTTCCTTGCCCACTACTTCCCGGTGGCTGCTCGCCAGCCAGGGCTCGATCCGCTCAAGGCATACATCACGGGTGGCGGGCCGAACACCTTCGTGAACTTCTCCCTGGGAGATGCGCTAACCCAACCGCCGATGGAATACCCGTTCGGACACCGGGTGCTGGTCGCCGTCGAGCGCGAGTCCCAGCAGGCCTGGGCCTGGGTGAGCATCTTCTCGTGCTTCAACCTGTATGTCCGGTTGGGAGCCGTCTCGGTGGAACGAACCGAGACGGTGGTAACGGACATCAACCCACTCGCGGAGCACCCTCCTCACGACGTGAAGGAGCAGCGTTTCGCGGAGGCACTCCATCGCATGATGAAGGCCCCCACGAACGAGGAGGTCGGCACCGCCGCAGTTCAGGCCACCACGACCTTCTTCCAGAGGGTCCAGGACCGCCGTTGGGAGGAGGATGCCCAGGTGCTCGTCCCCGCGTTGAATCAGCTCCGGGGCCTGCCAGCGGCGCAACGGCTCGCGCACATCGACGTGCTCCTCCAGGAGCAGCGGCAGCGTGCCCTGAATCCCATGGGGGAAGGTGTGCGGCAGATCACGGAGCACTGGAAGTCGAGCCCGGAGTCCGTGGGCTCTCCGGTCATCCAGGCACTCATCCAGGCACTCAAGGCCTCGATCCAGCCCGGGCCGGCTGGCCACAACGGGTTGGCGCCCCAGACGGAGGCATTGCTCAAACTCGTCTGCAGACGGTTTTCCATGGAGCTTGCCCAACAGCTTGAGCGGGCTCCCGTCACCTCGCTGGAGCTCCGTCTCCTGCTGGAGGGGGGCCTTGGCATCGTCCTCGCGCTGGAGGTAATTCGTGACGCCTTCCAGTCCGCGATTCAGGCGGAAACGATGGATTGA
- a CDS encoding transposase, translated as MLMLTRAVRVFACAAPVDMRKGFDGLSARNSSPRPVWTGRGELLPFSFQSWCSVA; from the coding sequence GTGCTGATGCTCACGCGGGCGGTGCGCGTGTTCGCCTGCGCGGCGCCGGTGGACATGCGCAAGGGCTTCGACGGGCTGAGCGCGCGTAACAGCTCGCCGCGCCCCGTCTGGACGGGACGCGGCGAGCTGTTACCCTTCTCCTTCCAGAGCTGGTGCAGCGTCGCGTAG
- a CDS encoding Rpn family recombination-promoting nuclease/putative transposase — MPGPHDLFARYTFGPPERAEAELRAVLPAQVVSAVDWSSLRLDPGSVVDPELRETESDLLFTARLRTGRSLLLYVLLEHQSTVDRWMALRMLRYVVRQVERWRQEHPERSLLPASSRW; from the coding sequence ATGCCCGGTCCTCATGATCTCTTCGCCCGCTATACTTTCGGCCCTCCCGAGCGGGCCGAGGCCGAGCTGCGTGCCGTCCTGCCCGCCCAGGTCGTCTCCGCGGTGGACTGGTCGAGTCTGCGCCTGGATCCCGGCAGCGTGGTGGACCCGGAACTGCGCGAGACGGAGAGCGACTTGCTCTTCACCGCCCGCCTGCGCACGGGCCGCTCGCTGCTGCTGTACGTGCTGCTGGAGCACCAGTCCACGGTGGACCGGTGGATGGCCCTGAGGATGCTGCGCTACGTGGTGCGCCAGGTGGAGCGCTGGCGTCAGGAGCACCCGGAGCGCTCGCTGTTGCCGGCATCCTCCCGCTGGTGA
- a CDS encoding DMT family transporter → MTVFAKTGRARVGKKTGMVVTTQSTPAPHDDRRELLTGVACGVGAGALWGLIFVAPRMLPEFSPLALSAARYLLYGLLSLALLLPIRRTLWHKTGPRDWLTLLALSLPGNLLYYLGVAGGVQRAGVAPVTLIVGLVPVTVTLVGVRKQGSVPLRRLALPLLMAVAGVACIYADAPEAGSGADRATYALGLLMAVGALACWTVYAVGNAHYLRTHPKFTSQEWSILTGVATGLLALVLMAAPAFLLPGMATTTPQPAAAWWKLLAISGAMALGASVLGNSLWNAASRRLPLTLSGQMIVFETVFALMFGFAYEGRWPHPLELLATLLLLGGVALAARRHA, encoded by the coding sequence GTGACCGTCTTCGCCAAGACGGGGCGCGCCCGCGTGGGCAAGAAGACCGGCATGGTCGTCACAACGCAATCGACGCCCGCGCCTCACGACGACAGACGCGAGCTCCTCACGGGGGTTGCCTGCGGTGTCGGAGCCGGCGCGCTCTGGGGTCTCATCTTCGTGGCGCCGAGAATGCTGCCAGAGTTCTCGCCGTTGGCCCTCTCGGCGGCGCGCTACCTGCTGTACGGCCTTCTCTCGCTGGCCCTGCTCCTGCCGATTCGTCGGACGCTCTGGCACAAGACAGGCCCTCGCGACTGGCTGACGCTCCTCGCGCTGTCCCTTCCTGGCAACCTGCTCTACTACCTCGGCGTCGCAGGCGGCGTGCAGCGCGCTGGTGTTGCTCCAGTGACTCTTATCGTCGGACTCGTTCCGGTGACGGTCACACTGGTGGGCGTGAGGAAGCAGGGGAGCGTGCCGCTGCGGCGCCTCGCGCTGCCGCTCCTAATGGCGGTGGCCGGCGTGGCGTGCATCTACGCCGACGCGCCCGAAGCGGGGAGCGGCGCGGACCGCGCGACCTACGCGCTCGGTTTGTTGATGGCCGTGGGGGCGCTGGCGTGCTGGACGGTGTACGCCGTGGGCAACGCGCACTACCTGCGCACGCACCCGAAGTTCACGAGCCAGGAGTGGTCCATCCTGACTGGCGTCGCTACCGGGCTGCTGGCCTTGGTGCTGATGGCCGCGCCGGCCTTCCTGCTGCCGGGCATGGCAACGACGACCCCGCAGCCGGCTGCTGCCTGGTGGAAGTTGCTTGCCATCAGCGGTGCGATGGCGCTGGGGGCGTCCGTGCTGGGCAACAGCCTCTGGAATGCAGCGAGTCGCAGGCTGCCGCTAACACTGTCGGGACAGATGATCGTCTTCGAGACGGTATTCGCTCTGATGTTCGGGTTCGCCTACGAGGGGCGGTGGCCTCACCCGCTGGAGTTGCTCGCCACGCTCTTGCTGCTCGGTGGGGTCGCGCTGGCGGCGAGGCGCCACGCCTGA
- a CDS encoding Rpn family recombination-promoting nuclease/putative transposase, with the protein MPGPHDLFARYTFGRPERAEAELRAVLPAHVVSTVDWSSLRLEPGSVVDPELRETESDLLFTARLRTGRPLLLYVLLEHQSTVDRWMALRMLRYVVRQVERWRQEHPERTLLPVILPLVMYHGPEGAWSAPRRVEDLFELPGESEEERQRWRAWVPRFEYLLDDLTVEREEALKARPGPPLVRLAWLVLRYGRTGELASKLPEWVGLFAQVQAAPEGAEHLLVVIRYLLWTGDKAVHDATGQVLHSVLDEQRAEELMRSYGEELIEQGRQQGLAQGLAQGLEKGLERGRQEGLARGRAESLLQILALRGIHVEEGARQLILDCTDADTLDRWFDRALQATTLSEVLDGGAHASGRKDS; encoded by the coding sequence ATGCCCGGACCTCATGACCTCTTCGCCCGCTATACCTTTGGCCGTCCCGAGCGGGCGGAGGCCGAGCTGCGTGCCGTCCTGCCCGCCCACGTCGTCTCCACAGTGGACTGGTCGAGTCTGCGCCTGGAGCCCGGCAGCGTGGTGGACCCGGAGCTGCGAGAAACGGAGAGCGACTTGCTCTTCACCGCCCGCCTGCGCACGGGCCGCCCGCTGCTGCTGTACGTGCTGCTGGAGCACCAGTCCACGGTGGACCGGTGGATGGCGCTGCGCATGCTGCGCTACGTGGTGCGCCAGGTGGAGCGCTGGCGCCAGGAGCATCCGGAGCGCACCCTGTTGCCGGTCATCCTCCCGCTGGTGATGTACCACGGGCCGGAGGGGGCCTGGAGCGCGCCACGGCGGGTGGAGGACTTGTTCGAACTGCCGGGGGAGAGCGAGGAGGAGCGGCAGCGGTGGCGAGCGTGGGTGCCGCGCTTCGAGTACCTGCTCGATGACTTGACGGTCGAGCGGGAAGAAGCCTTGAAAGCACGGCCGGGTCCTCCGTTGGTCCGCTTGGCGTGGTTGGTGCTGCGCTACGGGCGGACGGGGGAGCTGGCGAGCAAGCTGCCGGAGTGGGTGGGCCTCTTCGCCCAGGTCCAGGCGGCTCCGGAGGGCGCCGAACACCTGCTGGTGGTCATCCGTTACCTGCTGTGGACCGGGGACAAGGCCGTCCACGACGCCACGGGGCAGGTGCTACATTCGGTCCTGGATGAGCAACGCGCGGAGGAGTTGATGCGGAGCTATGGCGAGGAACTCATCGAGCAGGGACGTCAGCAGGGCTTGGCTCAGGGCCTGGCTCAGGGGCTGGAGAAGGGGTTGGAGCGAGGCAGGCAAGAGGGTCTGGCACGGGGACGTGCCGAGTCCCTCCTGCAGATTCTCGCCCTCCGGGGGATTCACGTGGAGGAAGGCGCCCGGCAGCTCATCCTCGACTGCACGGACGCGGACACGCTCGACCGCTGGTTCGACCGGGCCCTCCAGGCCACGACCCTGTCCGAGGTGCTGGACGGCGGGGCCCACGCCTCTGGGCGGAAGGACTCGTGA
- a CDS encoding C1q-like domain-containing protein: MIAFVSVLAQGSVVRAEEPSREETPRLEVAQYRSMDPTVSKALSSPSCPNNGFVAVSVEGGAHVSQGGATLLGYSKTYTNEGGAWAPGGGTFIAPCTGLYSFTVSLVKDPYYYEGTNDDVYSCLTQNGVDKGCAWAGATSTSGRVAATRTVALVLNKGDYVQSFAMSDGGYKRHLGTYQFTGFLVRLIGEPTP, encoded by the coding sequence GTGATTGCCTTCGTTTCTGTTTTAGCACAGGGAAGTGTCGTTCGCGCGGAGGAGCCGTCTCGTGAGGAGACGCCGCGTTTGGAGGTTGCCCAGTACAGAAGCATGGATCCCACTGTTTCCAAAGCACTCAGCAGCCCCTCCTGTCCCAACAACGGGTTCGTGGCCGTCTCGGTCGAGGGTGGGGCTCATGTATCACAAGGTGGCGCCACACTTCTGGGTTACTCCAAGACTTATACCAATGAGGGCGGTGCCTGGGCGCCCGGGGGAGGAACGTTCATCGCCCCATGCACGGGGCTCTACTCCTTCACGGTCTCGCTTGTGAAGGACCCCTATTATTACGAGGGCACGAACGACGATGTCTATTCATGCCTCACCCAGAATGGAGTCGACAAGGGTTGTGCCTGGGCGGGCGCGACCAGTACGTCCGGCCGAGTGGCGGCGACCCGCACGGTTGCGCTGGTGCTGAACAAGGGAGACTACGTTCAATCCTTCGCCATGAGCGACGGGGGATACAAACGCCATCTGGGGACTTATCAATTCACCGGTTTCCTTGTGAGGCTCATCGGTGAACCCACTCCCTGA
- a CDS encoding SBBP repeat-containing protein — protein sequence MPSRSRPIASLSIKSRTSLSPNVSEAACIGIESLGSREDEARVSRGRHPEYVRIEASPGSLAQARPPSRREGTLWLNPGLRLEHTQGKGITVDGSGNAYVVGMTACRSSSTSCASWSTVGALKARYRTTHRTGRGADGGPGRGHAVKSP from the coding sequence ATGCCGAGTAGGAGCAGGCCGATCGCCAGCTTGTCGATCAAGAGCAGGACGAGCTTGTCCCCGAATGTCTCGGAGGCGGCTTGCATCGGAATCGAAAGTCTCGGGAGTAGGGAGGATGAAGCCCGGGTGTCGCGGGGGAGGCATCCTGAGTACGTCCGTATAGAAGCATCGCCGGGCTCGCTCGCGCAAGCTCGCCCGCCCTCCCGGCGCGAGGGGACGCTATGGCTCAATCCGGGGCTGCGCCTTGAGCACACCCAGGGCAAGGGTATCACCGTGGATGGCTCGGGCAATGCGTACGTGGTGGGGATGACCGCATGCAGGTCATCATCGACAAGCTGCGCGAGCTGGAGCACCGTAGGGGCGCTCAAGGCGCGGTATCGGACAACACATCGCACTGGCCGAGGGGCCGATGGCGGGCCTGGCCGCGGACACGCGGTGAAGTCACCATGA
- a CDS encoding DUF2019 domain-containing protein: MSLEDIAEEFARNVAAQTDAIWRGDRKGGNKYAKRYIAAYKKLRDHGEAGRYALAALLTHSRMDVRVNAAICLLSDRPAQAKPVLEEAAKGEGMIPFVASEALKHWNAGTWSLDVD; the protein is encoded by the coding sequence ATGAGTCTGGAGGACATTGCGGAGGAATTCGCCCGAAACGTGGCTGCGCAGACGGATGCGATCTGGCGTGGCGACCGCAAAGGCGGGAACAAATATGCAAAGCGGTATATTGCTGCTTACAAGAAGTTGCGCGACCACGGCGAGGCAGGGCGGTATGCGCTCGCAGCATTGTTGACGCATTCACGCATGGACGTTCGAGTCAATGCGGCAATTTGCTTGCTCAGTGATAGACCTGCACAGGCCAAGCCCGTACTAGAGGAGGCCGCCAAAGGAGAAGGCATGATTCCATTTGTTGCATCGGAGGCATTGAAGCATTGGAACGCGGGCACTTGGAGCTTGGACGTTGATTAG
- a CDS encoding Rpn family recombination-promoting nuclease/putative transposase, with product MPGPHDLFARYTFGRPERAEAELRAVLPAHVVSVVDWSSLRLEPGSVVDPELRETESDLLFTARLRTGRSLLLYVLLEHQSTVDKWMALRMLRYVVRQVERWRQEHPERSLLPVILPLVMYHGPEGAWSAPRRVEDLFELPGESEEERQRWRAWVPRFEYLLDDLTAEREEALKARPGPPLARLAWLVLRYGRTGELARKLPEWVGLFAQVQAAPEGAEHLLVVIRYLLWTGDKAVHNATGQVLHSVLDEQRAEELMRSYGEELIEQGRQQGLEQGLVRGREEGLARGLSRGRAESLLRILALRGIHVEEGAQQRILDCTDADTLDRWFDRALQATTLSEVLDGGAHASGRKDS from the coding sequence ATGCCCGGACCTCATGACCTCTTCGCCCGCTATACCTTTGGCCGTCCCGAGCGGGCCGAAGCCGAGCTGCGTGCCGTCCTCCCCGCCCACGTCGTCTCCGTGGTGGACTGGTCGAGTCTGCGCCTGGAGCCCGGCAGCGTGGTGGACCCGGAGCTGCGAGAAACGGAGAGCGACCTGCTCTTCACCGCCCGCCTGCGCACGGGCCGCTCGCTGCTGCTGTACGTGCTACTGGAACACCAGTCCACGGTGGACAAGTGGATGGCGCTGAGGATGCTGCGCTACGTGGTGCGCCAGGTGGAGCGCTGGCGCCAGGAGCACCCGGAGCGCTCGCTGTTGCCGGTCATCCTCCCGCTGGTGATGTACCACGGGCCGGAGGGGGCCTGGAGCGCGCCAAGGCGGGTGGAGGACTTGTTCGAACTGCCGGGGGAGAGCGAGGAGGAGCGGCAGCGGTGGCGAGCGTGGGTGCCGCGCTTCGAGTACCTGCTCGATGACCTGACGGCGGAGCGGGAAGAAGCCTTGAAAGCACGGCCGGGTCCTCCGCTGGCCCGGCTGGCGTGGTTGGTGCTGCGCTACGGGCGGACGGGGGAGCTGGCGCGCAAGCTGCCGGAGTGGGTGGGCCTCTTCGCCCAGGTGCAGGCGGCACCAGAGGGCGCCGAACACTTACTGGTGGTCATCCGTTACCTGCTGTGGACCGGGGACAAGGCCGTCCACAACGCGACAGGTCAGGTGCTACATTCAGTGCTGGATGAGCAACGCGCGGAGGAACTGATGCGGAGCTATGGCGAGGAACTCATCGAGCAGGGACGTCAGCAGGGCCTGGAGCAGGGGTTGGTGCGGGGCAGAGAAGAGGGTCTGGCGCGGGGGCTGAGCCGAGGACGTGCCGAGTCCCTCCTGAGGATTCTCGCCCTCCGGGGGATTCATGTGGAAGAAGGAGCCCAGCAGCGCATCCTCGACTGCACGGACGCGGACACGCTCGACCGCTGGTTCGACCGGGCTCTCCAGGCCACGACCCTGTCCGAGGTGCTGGACGGCGGGGCACACGCCTCTGGGCGGAAGGACTCGTGA